Below is a window of Hemiscyllium ocellatum isolate sHemOce1 chromosome 8, sHemOce1.pat.X.cur, whole genome shotgun sequence DNA.
GATGCacaaagcaaaatcaacattatttgaagttagagaggtacATTCAACAATCTAACGGAGATCTACTCGGTTATTGGAAcctcccagtgcctcaaataTACGTAAATGACATGTTGCATAAGTAATGAATCCTTTGGGTTTGTTAGCTGGAACTGTCAGGATAGTCAAACGTTTGTAAGTTCTCCATGTACTAAGCATGTTTAGTAATTAGTGCTTTAGATTCACTGCGTTAGTGATTTTGTATGTGTATAaagatttttatgaataaagtatatttttgaaataaagtgCTTGATGACTGGTACAGACACAATAGATTAAAGGTGCTGTTTTCGTGCTGTAAAATTCTGACTAGGTGAAATGTTTTCGCAGGgtttcatgagtctttggaactttccCTGAAAAGATGATAGTAGCAgaattcttgaatatttttaatgccTAGTTGGAtaaattcttgttaagcaagggtGTGAATGGTGATTTGAGGTAGGTAAGAAAAATTTGAGATTacaaacagatcaaccatgattttactgaatgacCGAGTAGGCTCAAGCAGCCAAAAGACGACGTCTTTGTTCATCCCCTTATTCTACCTGATGTGTTGCTGTAAGCTCAAAGAAAGTAGTTACCTTAGAAAAGTAACTATTTAGAAAACCTTAGATTTGAGACATTGTCAAGTTTGTCGAGCAAAATTTGAATCCATCAGTTGAATAGCCTTAACTGACAGATTTGCACATAAATGAAATGCTATCATCTctttcttctaaatctttccttctGTGCATTGATACGTTAATGGTAAATGTAGGTTCATCAAATGTGATCTTGAATTGATTATTAGGGATGTATCCAGGAGCTATTAATTGGTCTATATAATTTCAAATAATTGTTTCACTTTATTTTACAGTCTTCAAAAGTACTCTCTCATATCACCTCCAGGAAATGGACTGTGATTCCCACGATCTGAAGGAGTCAATGTTTAATAATTTCAGTGATGTTGCAGATTGGGAGGAGAGAGACTTTGCCGGGGCAGAGGTGAAGGATATGAGAGTGGAGGCGGAGGCAGTGGTCAATGATGTCAACTTTGCTGTTCGTCACATGGCTGTCTCAAAAAGCCTCCCAATTGGAGAAGATGTTGCCTACATTAATGTAGAAACAAAAGAAGGAAACAGATACTGTCTTGAGCTAACTGAAGCAGGACTCCGGGTGAGAAGAGCAACTGACATACCAGCTCATACAAAAATATCTTTTAATCGGGGTTAATGATCCTGTGTCTCActtaatttttactactttatcGCCTCTTAATGATGGCTTTTACGCTATTTTGACTTGTAAGGCCACAATGATGTTTCTTAAACATGTCTTGCAATCGGGAGATGGTGGAATAGTCCTAATTATACTCGATTACTTATCCAAaggcccaggctaatgctgtCACCAAGGCAGCAGGTAGGATTTAAATTCAGATAATAAAATCTGAAATATTCAGATCTGAAAGAGAtatggggtgaaagcaggaatatgACCTTGATATAGAGGATCAGCATGAGTGGCatagcaagctcaaagggccaaatggcctacacctgcttcTGGTTTCAGTCAGGTcctgatggattttttttattgggtAAGTTAACAATAAATTGTCTCAGGTGTTAAAGGAGTTAAAATCCAGATGTCACAGATTTATGGTGATTTGCAAAGGAACCAGAAGTCGGATTTAAAAAATTAATCCAGCAAATTGTTGTGATCTGAAAAGCTCCTGAAAGCAAATGCAACAgtaactttcaaagaacaatttgAGAAATACTTGAAGGAGAAAATTTTGAAGGGCTGTGGGAAAAGATCATGTGGGACATGTAATCTGTTTGAAAGGATTATCCCCCAGATCTAAAGGAATTGATGTTTAGTCATTACAGCAACCATGAGTGTTTTCAACTGAGAGACTCTTAAGGCATAAATATGGCCATGGTTTT
It encodes the following:
- the LOC132818448 gene encoding GSK3B-interacting protein-like — its product is MDCDSHDLKESMFNNFSDVADWEERDFAGAEVKDMRVEAEAVVNDVNFAVRHMAVSKSLPIGEDVAYINVETKEGNRYCLELTEAGLRVVAYGFDKVDKSLSMQYHETIYSLLDSLSPAYRDAFGNALLQRLEALKNVQE